A genomic region of Gemmata massiliana contains the following coding sequences:
- a CDS encoding LamG domain-containing protein codes for MRHVFRLGLALVAAGSFLAPARADEPAVRKAVTFYASFDESVKGDAGAGALDAGTRFPHPTEKGQFVFEKGVDASALKIAKDKGVAGGTLEVSGPLPKNGWPYFPAKGNLAYKKDGWSGSLSLWCNTDPNRLIKAQFCDPVQITQKGYDNGALWFDFNDAKPRALRFGAFPTRATGQKAVPESDPKVPMVRAGVVDWKEGEWHHVALTFHNLDTGKPDAVTTLYIDGKRIGEVKDQALAMGWDIERAGVYLALGYIGFLDEFALFDRALTAEEVALLHKKPDMLAPLKKK; via the coding sequence ATGCGCCACGTCTTCCGCCTGGGGCTCGCGCTCGTCGCCGCCGGTTCGTTCCTCGCGCCGGCGCGGGCCGACGAGCCCGCCGTCCGCAAGGCGGTCACCTTTTACGCTTCGTTCGACGAGTCCGTGAAGGGCGACGCCGGCGCGGGCGCCCTCGACGCGGGCACGCGGTTCCCGCACCCGACCGAGAAGGGGCAGTTCGTCTTCGAGAAAGGGGTGGACGCGAGTGCGCTGAAGATCGCGAAGGATAAGGGTGTCGCGGGCGGGACGCTCGAAGTGAGCGGCCCGCTGCCGAAGAACGGCTGGCCGTACTTCCCGGCGAAGGGCAATTTGGCGTACAAGAAGGACGGCTGGTCCGGTTCCCTCTCGCTGTGGTGCAACACGGACCCGAACCGGCTCATCAAGGCACAGTTCTGCGACCCGGTGCAGATCACGCAGAAGGGGTACGACAACGGCGCGTTGTGGTTCGATTTCAACGACGCGAAGCCGCGCGCGTTACGGTTCGGCGCGTTCCCGACTCGCGCCACCGGGCAGAAGGCGGTCCCCGAGTCCGACCCGAAGGTGCCGATGGTCCGCGCGGGGGTGGTGGACTGGAAAGAGGGCGAGTGGCACCACGTGGCGCTCACGTTCCATAACCTCGACACGGGCAAACCGGACGCCGTCACCACGCTGTACATCGACGGCAAGCGGATCGGCGAAGTGAAGGACCAGGCGCTCGCGATGGGCTGGGACATCGAGAGAGCGGGCGTGTACCTCGCGCTCGGTTACATCGGGTTCCTGGACGAGTTCGCCCTCTTCGACCGCGCGTTGACGGCCGAGGAGGTGGCGCTGTTGCACAAGAAGCCCGACATGTTGGCCCCGCTCAAGAAGAAGTAG
- a CDS encoding FUSC family protein: protein MYAVMTAALVVGENFGDDLNQSLVRLVGTLLGACVGVTFLITLGVDIWSVVACAVVAGFLSRLVKLEQLSRVTLAVCMVTLLLHPDQVTSYGLYRLANTLIGAGIGLAVSLFVWPVRAEAAATRAGHHWASRSIRNRDRQVISPRPPERPRRQAAGPHHAAPARRVPSPEDPHVAERHSSAAVGRR from the coding sequence CTGTACGCGGTAATGACCGCCGCGCTCGTCGTCGGTGAGAACTTCGGGGACGACCTGAACCAATCGCTCGTGCGGCTGGTCGGCACGCTGTTGGGCGCGTGCGTCGGGGTCACGTTCCTGATCACCCTCGGCGTCGACATCTGGTCGGTCGTCGCCTGCGCGGTGGTCGCGGGCTTCCTCTCGCGCTTGGTGAAGTTGGAGCAACTCAGCCGGGTGACCCTCGCCGTGTGCATGGTCACGCTCCTCTTGCACCCCGACCAGGTCACGTCCTACGGGCTGTACCGGCTCGCCAACACGCTGATCGGAGCCGGGATCGGGCTCGCGGTGAGCCTCTTCGTGTGGCCCGTTCGAGCCGAGGCCGCGGCCACGCGAGCCGGGCACCACTGGGCGTCGAGGTCGATCAGGAACCGGGACCGCCAGGTGATATCGCCTCGGCCGCCCGAGCGCCCTCGACGGCAAGCCGCCGGTCCTCATCACGCTGCTCCCGCTCGGCGCGTTCCTTCACCTGAAGATCCTCATGTGGCCGAACGACACAGCTCAGCAGCGGTGGGGCGCCGGTG